One Oncorhynchus clarkii lewisi isolate Uvic-CL-2024 chromosome 32, UVic_Ocla_1.0, whole genome shotgun sequence DNA window includes the following coding sequences:
- the LOC139392238 gene encoding uncharacterized protein: protein MLHQNRPVNPQYEGQGGGSSSLRILSNNSQPQEGNRKQVKKDGNFNFLGQDDDIMMGGDENRNQVRPCNLGLLDRDQPHPPSSSSSSNHYGPGPLSPLSRLPCWSPLDPLPEIESGDNGYRRVAPDGTEEGKMQEEMGRMSDDEKEKQELKGGSMKQGVVVEEEEVEVEDSEEWGNSDSEFEFRSSGSLSSLNMESGGEGAGMGGWGRLGNSLLDGGTLSDSDTDCGELPELEDAVWTLRDRERFKAQEMEKHQVQLTMYRRLALIRWVRTLQGRVQEQQNRLQSSFDVILDHRKELLRMGAGTTATATASQS from the coding sequence ATGCTTCACCAGAACCGACCCGTGAATCCCCAGTACGAAGGCCAGGGAGGCGGCTCCTCCTCACTGCGGATACTCAGCAACAACAGCCAGCCTCAGGAGGGCAACAGGAAACAAGTCAAGAAGGACGGCAACTTCAACTTCCTGGGTCAAGACGATGACATCATGATGGGAGGGGACGAGAACCGAAACCAGGTACGTCCTTGTAACCTGGGCTTGTTGGATCGCGACCagccccaccctccctcctcctcatcctcttccaaCCACTACGGTCCGGGGCCCCTGTCTCCACTCTCCCGCCTTCCCTGCTGGAGCCCCCTGGATCCCCTGCCTGAGATTGAGAGTGGAGACAATGGGTACAGAAGAGTCGCCCCCGACGGCACAGAGGAGGGCAAGAtgcaggaggagatggggaggatgaGCGATGACGAGAAGGAGAAACAAGAGCTGAAGGGAGGCAGCATGAAACAGGGAGtggtggtggaagaggaggaggtggaagtgGAGGATTCAGAGGAATGGGGCAACAGCGACTCAGAGTTTGAGTTCAGGTCCAGCGGCAGCCTGTCCTCTCTCAATATGGAGAGTGGAGGCGAGGGGGCTGGGATGGGGGGGTGGGGCAGACTGGGGAACAGCCTGCTTGATGGGGGAACGTTGTCGGACTCGGACACGGACTGCGGTGAGCTGCCTGAGCTGGAGGACGCCGTGTGGACCCTGAGGGACCGCGAGCGCTTCAAGGCCCAGGAGATGGAGAAGCACCAGGTCCAGCTAACCATGTACCGCAGGCTGGCTCTGATCCGCTGGGTTCGCACCCTGCAGGGCCGCGTCCAGGAGCAGCAGAACCGCCTCCAGTCCAGCTTTGACGTCATCCTCGACCACAGGAAGGAGCTGCTGCGCATGGGTGCTGGCACCACTGCAACTGCCACCGCCAGCCAATCGTAG